A segment of the Cotesia glomerata isolate CgM1 linkage group LG2, MPM_Cglom_v2.3, whole genome shotgun sequence genome:
GGCAGTGGAGTCTAAAGTAATTTAGATGTGTTTATCCTGTCATTTgcaaagaataaaatttaaagagaaTCTACAGCTTGCGAAACACAACTGGCATTAGCGATTACACAATTTAaagttctttaaaatattttataaactctACTATTCTTCGTTGTTCGGTTGGATCCCTGAATCGGCAGATTATTCAAAGTAGATCATTCATTATTTGAAgttgttaatttaaatctaACGTTAAGCAAAAACCAAACTTTAGATGCACCCGAGGACGTGTGATCGTCAGGATGGCCGTGTCGGAGATGAGAATAGCTGGGTTCTTCCCAAGGGATGGGAAAATCCTAAGCACTTTTAGTTTATAgctagaaaataaaacttagaattttaatttttacgacTTAATCCGCTAaggaaattttagttaaacttTCCTTAAGTCTTTTATGACGGTAGGCTCGGGTTCGAAAGATCACATCTGCGGGTCTAACGTAGCCACGGTCAAGGGACAGCAATACCCAAGTGTACATCTTCGGAATGTACAATTGCAAAACGTAgcttgtacatttttttcagaataattaCCTGAAGGAGCTAcggattgaaaaataagttttgAGAAGAGTCAGTTCTCTCTGAACAGTGAGCGATAACTGATTGCTGTCCTTCTGACCGTGGATTCGTTCTCTTATCCAAGTCTGtcgtcattttattatttctaacgTTTAACATTAACGATAtcttatttgttaatattgttcatattGCTAGTTcagtgtattaaataaattataattgttaataattaaataataatattaaattatacttttagtGTAGTGACTAGATAACattgtgtgtgtatgtgtgtgtgtgtgctaCGCTTAAGTAAAACATTGTTACAAGAAACTATAATTGTGTATTAATAAAGTTGTACGATATTTGTGTCATCTAGATATtgtgattaaataataaaatgtctcaagataataataatagtatgcGCCCTTCTCAACCCAACGCTAatccgacatatatatatatatatatatatatacatatatatatatatatatatatatatatatatatccctagcggtttttgaaataccgtaaatttACGGTATTAATGCCTTTACCAtaaatttaccgttataattctgaaataatacggtATTTTTGTGGTTATAATGGCCAGTTTTTGTACTATAGTCATACCGCATTTCTACCGTATTTTTGCTCCAATGTTACCAAAATAATACGATGAAATTACCGTAAAGCTCCAGGActtttactgtaaaaaatctgTATATTAACTACAacattactataattttacaataatgaaatcgtatttctacggtaaaaatatGGAAGTTATActgcaatttttatttatttattttttatttattcaaatttaaatgcCAAAGCAAAAAAGCCAAATGGCAAAATACAAAAAAGGTATAtaatttagattaattttGCTGCGCTTATActgatataataaataaaatacttgtaaaaatctagttttttttgttcattgCAGCATTTAAagtcatatttaaaaaaaaatgtgatgataaaaatttttttttattcctttaATAACTTGCACGTTTTTCATTTCATTCAAAGAATTATTGGAAGTAAAGCGTACGGATTGTAGGATTTTTGAAGTTCCGTGATGAGTAAAATTAGTGACTGAGAAACTAAATTTCCTGTGAAAAGTTGTATTTAGCGTACACTTAAATTCGAATCCATGACTGTGGTCAGTCTAGCGAGTTGTAGCTGCCTAAATAACTGATCTTAGATGATTAAGCCTCTGCTGTTGCtctgatttaataaaatgattaacACTGATTTCTCATGCTAAGCGCCGATTTGAAATAGTTTTAAAGAAAGTTGATAATATTCAATatgataagaaataataagaATTTCAATCTTTTTAAGTACTATTCAATCATTTCATTTAGTCACAGTTGCTTATAATAACGCTAATAAATGAACTTGAAAGAAAATatcattaagtaatttttaaaaatcaaagaatttatttattcaaaattattaatgttattataatttcgattttctatgtaattattatatacagtttcatacaaaaaaataattgttaataaataataataaaataataaaagatttttatttaaaattgaaaatataagtagtacattataaattttcaataattggggACCATAtcttcgaaatttttgatacttTCATTCAGTCTGTCTCCCAACAGTTTGCAAGAGTTACAATGTAAGTTTCTCCTGAAAGTTCCATGCGACATGCTGGTTTTATCTTGGCATCTTCACAgacaaaaactaaattttcagaaattttaactTTGCTTATATGTCGTGTTTGAAATGCACTTTCTTCTTTATTGTAAGTTAACATTAATAAACCACAAACAGTATAATTCTCATGAGTAAACTTGATGACTGACTGAATAATGCCATAGGTTCCATTCCCATCATTTATTACTGAATCGCAGAATTTAACGTCCTTTTCCATATTATAgcaattatattttactttattatgaCTCATTTTTTCATAGCATGTCAAATTGTCGGGAGAATATCCAGCTGCAGTTAATGCTGCAATTTCTTGAAGAGTCGGCGAGCGTTTTACGGATTTACCTTTGCAATAGATTTTTGATTGTGAATTTACCTTATCGTTCGTAACAggtagtttaagaatttttttaatgaaattcctTGTTTCAACAGACACTCTGTTATCAGAAGACgatgttattataaatttttccattaaaaaacGCGTTATTATCTGTTCAGCTCGGCAGTGTGAACTAGTAAGTTGATCTAGTAGTTTCTTGTTCCACGCCTCGAACGTAAATGCTGAGTATCCCCAAGCTGGACCCCAGTTGCGTATGCATTGAACAAGATGGCTGATTAAATGTATGTTGGAACTCATATTGGCAAtcccaaaatatttttgaaatagaTCAACATATTCTTTCAATAATTCTTCTGCACGGTCTAGGTCACTTGGAGTAATTGAATCGTTGTTAAGATAGTGCATTGCTTCTGATAAAAGAGCAATGTGATGCACATATTTCTCAtccaaaacttttttcaaacAGACCGGAGCGTAATCAAGCCAATTTCTCCATTCAGAGGCTTTCCACTGCTTGTAAGTGGAAATAGATCTAGGTTTTCTTGATCGGCGAGAAGGAGGTTTAATAGATAACAAACATTCATCTATTATTTTACACAAATCAGGATTTCCAACATAATAAGGTGCATTTGTTGAAGTTAGCAGTAATGTCATGTGTTGTTTTACAACGCCAAGGTACACAGCATGCATCGATTCAACTATCACTCCTTTGCTTATATCAAACAACGGTAATGTTATTAATGCTGAAATACCCTTTACTCCTGTAACAGGCTTTCTGATTTCGCTAGCTTCATACATGGCAGTCTCTATACACTTTTTTGTGCGCAATcgtgtgaaattttttcgggCAGGAAACACAACTTTCTTACTCGCCACAAATTTACCTTTAGtataacaatataaacaacTGTCATAGCCATTATACTGTTTAAAACGAGTTACGGCTGATCGGGCTGGGGAATCAAAGCAACCCATTGTTACTATGATTTTCGAAGTTATCTCTACTCCATGAGATGATTTCCAAGTTACTCCATCTTGATATAATTCACGCAGCTCAGTAATAAAAGGTCGCAgaatattattcattaatggtttttttttatctacataGACTCCTACTAACAGCATGTGCTTTTTCCTTAAATGAGGTGGAAGCTCGTTGATTTGCGCGAAAATTGGCCAGGCACTGGTATTCGAAGAATTAGCTACTTGACATCCGTCAGTATTAAGCGTTAACGATAAATTGtaccagttttttaaaattcccgATGAACTCAGTTTTTTATATTCACTTCCATCATAGATGTCTTCCAGATTTTCAGAATGACGTTTCTGCCTTTGTAATCTATATTTTATTGCGTCAATAATATCTGCTGAAGACAATAATTGTTGAATTTGCgatgttatattattatataaaaaataaccttCATGTAattctgaattttttactttcggaCCACATGCACCACAACAGCATTACTGTTGTAACTCGTcggaaatttttgatttttctccTAAAAAATCGTCACATTCTCgacagtaaaaatattttattacttgaGAATCGTTACGACCTAAAGCTTTCCAAAGAGCTTGTTTAGTCGTCGGTAATTCTGTACTTCcatatgaattatttatatatcgAAACGTATCTAAAATACATTCATAACTCCAATGATGTCGCAGAGATAAAGCCACTACACATAGTAAATGATCTTTTACAGTGGTATTCCTGTTTTGAaacataaaaatgttattagtgaaattcattgaaatattaaatgaacGAAAATTTCTCGTTTTAACACTATTATTAATCTCTGCATTCACATGTTcctcttcattatttttatccacAGGAATCTGATTTTCATCATTGAAAAAACAAGCATTATTCCCATCATTATTTTCACTTTCATTATTTCTATCCAGAGGAATCTGATTTTCATCAATGAGGGTCGAACTGTTATTGTCTTCAGAACAATCCATAGCACTATCATGAACGGTactattaacaaatttctCAGTGACATGATCATGACTTGGAGTTGGCTTACTACTTTGATTCTTGATATCATAATCATGACGTATCCGAGTACAGGACAATTTCGCCggctaaaaacaaaaaaaaaataattaactacaaatttaactacaaaaatttcaaatttagcTTACCAGTTGTTCGAAATTATTTGGAGTTGGAATATTCGGGTGGCATGAAAGAAAATCaaggtaaatttttattttcttcagatTGCGGCGAGAAATAGCTTTATTAGAAAAGCTTTTATTTCTACGTTGTTTATCCATTTTTGGATACTATATAATCCAATGTATTTTTAACATACGCcccctaaaaaataataaatatatgtatgtataattcactaaatattgaagatatacgtaaaattattcttagcCTTGAAGTTAGCAGATACCTTCCacatgttttaaaataaaagtagaaaaagaagagaaaaaaaatgatacaaaGTTATGAAACAATatctgtcaaaaatttttattttcattaatttagccgatatttaatagtttttataatttttgtaacaagtaaattatgactttttaaaaatcctttttcagaattaatttaattattaaataaaattaaaaattaatcaagtgacagctaactttaatgtcatacaatttttaaattaattaataattaattgaacttctaaattataaataaaatatttgagttgtaatttcacttgtaaattttaaagccACGAATTCACaataattgattgaaaacATAAATCTCCTAACCTACACTTTATCAACATTGAATTAAATCAGATACTTACCTCtgtacttttataaaattaaaactattgtTTTGGTTTTCAAGACTTTTTAATATACTTAGATTTTGttcttgtaaaatataaattactagTCATATACCTAAATAaacgaataataaaatactataaCTATTTGCGACATAAATTTCTGACTGTTTAAGAAAACTGTGACAAGTGTGACAGGGTACCCAGACTTTCTTTTCGGCGCGTAGCCGACCTGTGGCGCTAAAGTCgccgcgatcaattcaaattataaaaattaaataaaatttttttttttcaaatctggtttattgagaattataaaattattatcgttaaacaaaattataagttaaaatacatacaaaattcaagtaaattttatgaagtgaaattttcatcataaaattagtttagataaattaacataaaaactGTCATAAAATTCTTCGTagtctttattaatttttatgaaaataataaaaaaaaattttcgttctattgtttaatttcaaaagttgCCTATCGGCGACGAGTCGCCTTCAATAACATTTTAGTCGCCGAGCTTTgctaaaagtaataaaaaatctgcAAAGTCAAAAACCAAATTGGTAAATAACAGACACCCTAATATAACATATATGTTAATTTATctaaactaattttatgatg
Coding sequences within it:
- the LOC123258766 gene encoding uncharacterized protein LOC123258766 codes for the protein MLLVGVYVDKKKPLMNNILRPFITELRELYQDGVTWKSSHGVEITSKIIVTMGCFDSPARSAVTRFKQYNGYDSCLYCYTKGKFVASKKVVFPARKNFTRLRTKKCIETAMYEASEIRKPVTGVKGISALITLPLFDISKGVIVESMHAVYLGVVKQHMTLLLTSTNAPYYVGNPDLCKIIDECLLSIKPPSRRSRKPRSISTYKQWKASEWRNWLDYAPVCLKKVLDEKYVHHIALLSEAMHYLNNDSITPSDLDRAEELLKEYVDLFQKYFGIANMSSNIHLISHLVQCIRNWGPAWGYSAFTFEAWNKKLLDQLTSSHCRAEQIITRFLMEKFIITSSSDNRVSVETRNFIKKILKLPVTNDKVNSQSKIYCKGKSVKRSPTLQEIAALTAAGYSPDNLTCYEKMSHNKVKYNCYNMEKDVKFCDSVINDGNGTYGIIQSVIKFTHENYTVCGLLMLTYNKEESAFQTRHISKVKISENLVFVCEDAKIKPACRMELSGETYIVTLANCWETD